The Erwinia billingiae Eb661 nucleotide sequence CACACTGCTGGTTTTGATCAGGCCGCGCTCGGTCACTACGCCGCTGACTTTGCCGTTGGTGATATCCAGACCGCGCACCGCGCACTGCTGGAATACCAGGCCGCCGAGGCGCTGTGCGGCAATCGCCAGGCCCGGTGCCGCCAGTGACGGCTCCGCGTGACCGTCCGTAGGTGAAGAGACGCCGCCCAGCCAGCTGCTGGAGCTGCCCGGCGTCATCTCCTTCGCGCGTTCGGCGGTCAGGATTTCGCTATGGAAGTCATAGCCTTTCGCCATGGTGTTCCACGCTTCCCAGGCGTTGATCTCGGCCTGATTTTTGGTGGCATACACCAGACCGCTGCGGCGGAAGCCCAGCTCTTCGCCGGTCTCCTCGCCCAGTTCGGCCCAGCGTTGCAGGGCATATTTAATCAGCGGCAGTTCGCGCTCGTCGCGGTTCTGCTGACGGCACCAGCCCCAGTTGCGGCTCGACTGTTCGCCGCCGACAAGGCCTTTTTCAATCAGCACTACGCTGACCCCTTTTTTTGCCAGTTCATAGGCCGCAGCCGCCCCGGCAATTCCGGCACCAATCACCACCACATCCGCTGTCGGTGGAAAATGCGGGCTGTCCTGTACGTATCGAATCGGTGCTGGCATGTTGTTCCTTACCTGAAAATTTTTGTCTTTATTGCGGGCGGACCGAAAAAGAAGGTCCCCCCTACATATGACTCATCGTCGGGGTCAACCCGCGAAAATGTATCTGCTTACAACGCGATATCGCTTTCCTGGTGCTCGTCGAGCCAGCCCTGGCGCAGCTCCGGCACGGCGCGTTTCAGCCGCTCATAGTACAGCTCGGTCGATGGCTTGTCGTAATCGGCGCGCGCCACCTGAGTCACCATACGGCCATTTTTCACCACGATAATTTCGTCACACACCGAGCGCACCGCGTGCAGGTCGTGGCTGATAAACAGCACCGACAGGCCCAGCTCGCGGCGCAGTTCGGTGATCAGATCCAGCACTGCGGAGGCCACCACGGTATCCAGCGCCGAGGTCACTTCATCACAGAGGATCAGGTCCGGCTCGGCGGCCAGCGCACGTGCCAGGTTGACGCGCTGCTTCTGGCCGCCGGACAGCGACCACGGCTTGCGCCACAGCGCATTGCGCGGCAGGCGAACGAGGTCGAGCAGCTGTAGCATACGCTGTTCGAGCGCCGCGCCGCGCAGGCCGTGGAACAGCTTTAAAGGGCGTTTGAGAATGGTTTCGATGGTGTGCGCCGGATTCAGCGCGGTGTCCGCCATCTGGAACACGTACTGAATGCGGCGCAGCTCGTTTTCCGGGCGCTGATGCATATCCCCGGCAATATAGTGACCGTTAAACAGAATATGGCCGCCGCTCGGCTTGTTCATCCCGGCTATCGCGTGCGCCAGCGTGGTTTTGCCGGAGCCGGACTCGCCGATAATGCCAATTGCCTGGCCGCGATACAGCTTGAAGTTAATCTCTTCGAGGATCTTAATCTTCGGCTGCCCTGCCCTGTCGAGGGGGCCGTAACCGGCACAGAGATCGCGCACCTGCAGTAGCGGCTGCACTCTCTCATCCTGCTCCTGCCATGGGCTGGGGCGGGCTTTCTGCTTCGCCGCTTCCAGCAGCAGATGGCTGTACTCCGCCACCGGAGCGCGCAGCAGCTGCTCGGTGGTGCCGTATTCGGCGATGTTGCCCTTCAGCAGCACCAGGATCTTATCCGCCATCTGCGCCACCACCGCCAGATCGTGGCTGACGTAGATAGCGGTGGTGCCGCGCTGGCGCACCACGCGGCGGAACGCCTTGAGCACTTCTACCTGCGTGGTCACATCGAGCGCGGTGGTGGGTTCATCAAGGATCACCACTTCCGGGTCACTAATCAGCGCCATCGCGGTCATCAGGCGCTGCAGCTGCCCACCGGAGACCTGGTGCGAATAGCGGTCGCCGATGGTCTCGGGGTTGGGCAGCGCCAGCTCGCGGAACAGCTCAATCGCCTTGGTTTCGGCGTCGGCGCGG carries:
- a CDS encoding ABC transporter ATP-binding protein — translated: MNITPHASTPMVSVENLRVTASADDGHEISLVSDIRFTVQKGEVLALIGESGSGKTTIALALMGYARHGCKIAGGTVHVAGTDVTSLTPSQLCQFRGNKVAYIAQSAAASFNPAMKIMDQVVEPVVIHGVMSRADAETKAIELFRELALPNPETIGDRYSHQVSGGQLQRLMTAMALISDPEVVILDEPTTALDVTTQVEVLKAFRRVVRQRGTTAIYVSHDLAVVAQMADKILVLLKGNIAEYGTTEQLLRAPVAEYSHLLLEAAKQKARPSPWQEQDERVQPLLQVRDLCAGYGPLDRAGQPKIKILEEINFKLYRGQAIGIIGESGSGKTTLAHAIAGMNKPSGGHILFNGHYIAGDMHQRPENELRRIQYVFQMADTALNPAHTIETILKRPLKLFHGLRGAALEQRMLQLLDLVRLPRNALWRKPWSLSGGQKQRVNLARALAAEPDLILCDEVTSALDTVVASAVLDLITELRRELGLSVLFISHDLHAVRSVCDEIIVVKNGRMVTQVARADYDKPSTELYYERLKRAVPELRQGWLDEHQESDIAL